A window from Sinanaerobacter sp. ZZT-01 encodes these proteins:
- a CDS encoding TetR/AcrR family transcriptional regulator, with translation MDTERFDHIDLQNEKVLRIVNCGFEVFAKNSFEKASTNLIVENAEISRGLLYHYFRNKKELFEFLLYFSGKKIISNMVDSVDWSNTDFLLRVRQALISKIETLAEYPYLYEFCDKYARDYAEELAQKLMPDISSRLFKENLDFSQLRKEVDVELMKSTIVNALSKLITKILKDGTGLSKTDIVLRETAEIDRYLEFFRTVFYM, from the coding sequence ATGGATACAGAACGTTTTGACCATATCGACTTGCAAAATGAAAAGGTGCTTCGTATTGTAAATTGTGGATTTGAGGTGTTTGCTAAAAATAGTTTCGAAAAAGCTTCGACAAACCTAATCGTAGAAAATGCCGAGATTTCCAGAGGTCTTTTATATCATTATTTCAGAAACAAAAAGGAGCTTTTTGAATTTCTTTTGTATTTTTCGGGAAAGAAAATTATAAGCAACATGGTGGATTCTGTTGACTGGTCTAATACTGATTTTTTATTGCGGGTAAGGCAGGCTTTGATTTCTAAAATAGAGACGCTTGCAGAATACCCGTACCTCTACGAATTTTGTGATAAATATGCAAGAGACTATGCTGAGGAACTGGCGCAAAAGTTAATGCCTGACATAAGTAGTCGTCTATTTAAGGAAAACCTTGATTTTTCACAGCTTCGTAAGGAAGTGGATGTTGAACTGATGAAAAGCACAATTGTAAATGCTTTAAGTAAACTTATAACCAAAATACTTAAGGACGGAACTGGGCTTAGCAAAACGGATATTGTTTTGCGTGAAACAGCGGAAATAGATAGATATTTGGAATTTTTCAGAACAGTATTTTATATGTAA